The Candidatus Rokuibacteriota bacterium genomic sequence GCGCGTCGACACCGCCGTGAAGCGCGCGATCATCGATCGCGTGGATCACCACGACCTGAACGGCGACGTCCCCCTCCTCGACGGCGTCATCACCACCGGTGAGAACCTCGTCCGGACGTTCTGGCACTGGCTCGCGGCGGTGCTCCCACCGGGCGCGCTCCGGCGCCTGGCCCTCGTCGAGACGGCGAACAACGTGTTCGAGTACGCGGGGGAGCCGGGCGCAGGGGACCCGTCATGATCGAGAAGCTGATCGCCGAGCTCCTGAAGGAGCTGGGCGAGGACGCCAGGCGCGAGGGGCTGGCGCGCACCCCTGAGCGCGTGGCCAAGGCGCTCCGCTACCTGACCTCCGGCTACCAGCAGGATGTGCAGGAGGTCCTGAACGGCGCGCTCTTCGTCGAGAACTACGACGAGATGGTGCTGGTGAAGGACATCGATGTGTTCAGTTTGTGTGTCCCGAGCAAGCAGATCGTCAACACCGTCGGCGGGGCCAAACCGGCGCGCAAGGTCCGGGTGGGCGACCGTCTCTGGACTCTGGATCATGGCTACCTGAAAGCGACTACTGTGACCAGGGTCACCTCAAGGAAGACTCGAGAGATCGTGGAGGTTCGGACCGCAAGGGGACGCTTTCGAGTGACGCCTGACCATCCTGTCATGACGAGGGCCGGCTGGAAAGAGGCCCAAGATCTCAAGCCGGGGGTGGAGGTTGAGTGGATCAACCCCAAGTCGCTTTGCCGGCAAGTCCACCGACCCGTGCCGGGATATGCTCTGGGATACGTGTTGGGGGCGACGGCCGCCGACGGGAGCGTTCAGGAAGGCCGACGAATCAGCCTGGCTGTAAAGAGCCCGGCGTTCGCAAAGGTCTATCGAAAGGCGTTGCTCCAAGCCTTTCCCGGCTCGAAGCCGGCGGTGCATCAGATCAGAGTCCCCTCCGGCTTCCTGAAGAAAGAGATCCCGATTTATCGCGTCCGTGTTGTCTCTCGCGACATCGGGGAGAAGCTGTGTCGCTGGTTGGGCATCTCGGAGCACGGATCCAAAAGCAAGACAAAGTCGTTCGAATTTCCCAAGGTCGTCACTGCATCGAAGCAGATGATGCGGGGCTTCCTCGATGGGTACTGTGACGGCGACGGCTATTACGCCGGTGCGGCGAGATTCATCATCAGCGCCAATAGGAAATTCCTGGGCGAGTTGGCTGAATACCTACAGACTCCATTGGCCAAGGCCGGAAACGGCACCGAGGGTTGCTACAGGATATACGTTTCCCCGAGGTGGGACGAGGCCGGGTGGTTCGGCAAGCACGGCTTTCGCAAGCAGAGCGACTTTTATGTGCCTATCGACAGCAGCTACACGACAGTGGTCGGTGTGAGATGGATGCCCAAGCCCAAGAAGCCATATACCGTCTACAGCTTCAAATGCGAGCCGCACCCGACGTTCCTTGTGGCGGGTCACCTGACCCATAACTGTGAGCACCACGTGATTCCGTTTTTTGGCAAGTGCCACATCGCGTATCTTCCGGGGAAGAAGATCGTCGGGCTCTCGAAGATCGTGCGCCTCGTCGAAGTCTTCAGCCGCCGGCTCCAGGTTCAGGAGCGGCTGACGACGCAGATCGCCCACACCCTCCAGGAGGTGCTCCAGCCGCGCGGCGTCGCCGTGGTGATCGAAGCGATCCACCTCTGCATGGTGATGCGCGGGGTCGAGAAGCAGAACTCCAAGGCGGTCACCTCCGCGATGCTCGGCGCGTTCCGCGACCGGCCCGAGACCCGGGCCGAGTTCATGGAGCTGATCAAGCCCCGGGGCCAGGTACTGTGAAGCTCAAGGGTCAGGTCGCGATCGTCACCGGCGCGGGCCGCGGGATCGGCCGCGCCGTGGCCCTGGCCTTCAGCCGGGAGGGGGCGAGGGTTGCGCTCGCGTCCCGGACCACGGCAGCGCTCAACGAAGTGGCGGCGCTGATCCGAAGCCAGAACGGCCTGGCCCTGGTGGCTCCGACCGACGTGTCCCAGGAGCCATCCGTCGCCGCGCTCGTCGAGCGCACGCTCGCCGAGTGGGGTCAGGTCGACATCCTCCTGACGGCGGCGGGAGTCGCCGCCTTCGGCCCCGTTGGGGATTCCAAGCTCTCGGAGTGGGACCAGATGATGGCCGTGAACCTGCGCGGCGTCTACCTGACCTGCCGGGCGGTGCTGGCCCCGATGATGGCGCGACGGCAGGGGACGATCATCAACGTGGTGTCGGCGGCCGCGAAGCGGCCGATCCCGGGCTGCGCCGCTTACGCGGCCTCCAAGCACGGGGTCCTCGGCTTCAGCCGGGTCCTCGCCGAAGAGCTGCGGGCTCACGGAATCCGCGTCGGCGCGCTCGTGCCCGGCGCCGTGGACACTCCACTCTGGGATCAGATCCCCGACGCGCCCGACCGGACGCGGATGCTGAGGCCCCAGGACGTCGCCGAGGCTGCCGTCCTCATGGCGAGCCTCCCGGCCGGCGCGTCACTGGAGGAGCTGACGCTCCTGCCTGCCGGCGGTATCCTCTGATATAATGAGACATCGCGAATCGCGTCATGACCAAACACCGACCCGGGAGGGACTGATGATCACGCTGACCGAAACCGCGGCTCGAAAAGTGGCGGACCTGCGACTGGAAGAGGGGAAGCCCGAGTGGGGGCTCAGGATCCGGGTCGTGGGCGGCGGCTGCTCGGGCTTCTCCTACGAGCTCGGCTGGGAGGAGCAAGCGGCGGAGGGGGACAACGTGGTCGAGTCCCACGGGATCAAGGTGTACGTGGACCCGATGAGCGCGCGCTACCTGGCCGGCGGCGAGATCGATTTCGTGGAGAACCAGATGCTCGGCGCGGGCTTTGCCATCCGGAACCCCAACGTGAAGTCCACGTGCGGCTGCGGTCAGTCCCACCAGTTCTAGGCGATCCGGTTCGAGCGCGGGCTTCGCCCGCGCAATCGGCGGGGGAGGCCTCGGAGGGGGCCGTCGAGGCCCCCTCCGACATTCGAGCGCGGGCTTCGCCCGCGCAACAGAAGGGGGGAGGCGCCGGAAGGGGGGTGGAGCCCCCCTCCGGGCACCTAGCAGCATGAAGGTCGCTGTCCGGCTCTTTGCCCGCTACCGCGAGGCGGCGGGCCGTGAACGGGTCGAGGTGGAGGTCCCCGAGGGCGGGACGGTGGAGTCGGCCTGGGCCGCCATCGTCGCCCGCCATCCCGAGCTCGATCGCTACCGCCCCTATACGCTCTTCGCCATCGGCACCGACTATGTCCAGCCCGATGCCCCGCTCCGGCCGGGGCAGGAGCTCTGTTGCTTTCCGCCTGTCAGCGGGGGTGTGGACGATCTCTACCGCGTCACCGGCGAGCCGCTCTCGGAGGCCGCCCTCACGGAGGCCGTGGCTCACCCCGAGGCCGGTGGGATCGTCGTGTTCTCGGGGGTGGTGAGGAACGAGACCGGAGGGCGACGGGTGAAGTTCCTGGAGTACGAGGCCCATGGGCCCATGGCCGAAGCCAAGATGCGCGAGCTGGGCGACGCCGTCCGCGCGCGCTGGCCCAGCGTCAAGCGCCTGGCCATGGCCCATCGCCTTGGGCGCCTGGAAGTCGGCGAGGCCAGCGTCGTTATCGCGGTATCCGCCGCGCATCGCCGCGAGGCCTTCGAGGCATGCCGCTTCGCGATCGACCGCCTGAAGGAGACCGTTCCCGTCTGGAAGAAGGAGTACTTCGAGGACGGGGAGGTATGGGTAGGGCTTCAGTGTGAGCACCAGCCCTAGGAGCGTGGGGGCCCGGGTACCCACGCCGAAGGCGTGGGTGTCCCCCTCCGATTGTCCTAGTCTCCCCGAGCAGGTTCTGCGGACGATTCGCCGCCACCGGATGGTCGCTGGCGGTGAAACTGTTTTAGTCGGCGTCTCGGGGGGCGCCGACTCGGTTGCCCTCCTCCACTCCCTCCGGACCCTGGCACCCAGGCTGGGGCTCAGGCTCCACGTGGTCCACGTGAACCATGGCCTCCGCCCCGACGCCGACGCGGATCAAGCCTTCGTGGAGGAGCTGGCCCGGCGGTGTGAGATCGCGGTCAGCGTGGAGCGAGTCGCTGTCGCGCGGGGGGCCGGGGAGTCTCCTGAGGCCGCAGCTCGCGCGGCGCGCTACGCCGCCTTCAGGCGCGCCGCCGAGCGGACCGGGGCCGCGCGTGTGGCCCTCGGCCACACGGCCGAGGACCAGGCCGAGACGGTCCTGATGCGGCTCCTCCAGGGCGCGGGGCCGCGCGGGCTCGCCGGCATCCCGCCAGTCCGCGGCCCTTACATCCGGCCGCTCCTCGACGTGCGCCGCCGCGAGATCGAGGCGGAGCTCCGTCGCGTGGGCCTCGCCTGGCGGGAGGATCCGACGAACCGGGATCCGAAGTTCCTCAGGAACCGAATCCGTCACGATCTCCTGCCCTTCCTGGCTTCCAGCTTCGAGCCGCGCATCGTCGAGGCCCTCTGCCGCGCCGGGTCGCTGACCCGCGCCCTCGTGACGGAGCTCGAGGAGGTGGCGGCTCGAGAGCTGGACCGCCTGGCGGTGGCACGGGGGCAAGAAGTGGTGCTGGCCCTGGACGAGCTGCGAGCGCTGCCATCGGGCGTGGGTGAAGAAGTCCTCCGACAGGCTCTGGCGCGGCTCGGCGAGAGGGGCCCGCTGAGAGCCTGGGCCCTGCGAGCCCTCTGCCATCTTCTCGAGGCCGGGGATCCGGCGGGGCCTCAGCGCGTGGGCGGCGTCGTCATCGAGCGGAGCCCGACTCACCTCCGGCTCTCCCGCCAGGGGCAGCCGGTCTCCCTTCCCGAGAGGCCGCTTCAGGTTCCCGGGAGCGTCGCCGTGCACGAGATCGGCCTCGTCATCGAGGCGCGCGTCCTGAACCCCTCGCCGACATACGAGCCCCCGACCGGCCCCTGGCGCGTAGCGTTCGACCTGGACCGGCTCCCGAGCCCGCTCCGCGTGCGCGGGCGCCGCCCCGGCGACCGGTTCCACCCCTTCGGCGCCCCCGGATCGAAGCCGCTCAAGAAGTTCCTCATCGATGCCAAAGTGCCGCGCTGGGAACGCGGCCGGCTCTTGCTCGTCGTCGCGGGGGGCGAGATCGTCTGGGCCGTCGGGCTCCGCCGCGGCGATGCCGCGCCGGTCGTGTCTGGAAGCCGCCTCGTCGAGCTCAGGGCGCTCCCCCTTGGCGCCGACCGGGTGGCGGAGTAAGATGAGAACGCGATTCTCCCGTCCTTCCCGATAAGGAGGTTTCCCGTGCCGAGTCGTGTGCATCCCGTTGCCGCGCTCACTCTCTGCCTGGCCCTCCTCGGCGCACCCGCGTCCGCCGCGCCCGACACGCCGGAGCCCAAGGCGATCCTCCGCGCCCTGGAGGGCGCCTTCGTCTCGGTGGCCGATCGCGTCATGCCCGCGGTCGTGAACGTCAGCACGACCCCCAGGGGCGGGCGGGCGGAAGGGCCCCAGATGGAGGAGCGCTTCCGCGAGTTCTTCGGCCCGGAGTTCTTCGAGCGCTTCTTCCGCCGGCGGCCACCCCAGGAGCCGCGGTCGACGGGCTCGGGGGTGATCGTGGACTCGCGGGGGTACATCCTGACCAACAACCACGTCATCGAGAACGCCACGGAGATCAACGTGCGGCTGTCCGACCAGCGGAAGTTCACCGCCACCCTCATCGGCCGCGACCCCAAGAGCGACCTGGCGGTCCTCAAGATCGACGCCCCCGGCCCGCTCCCGGTCGCCGAGCTCGGCGACTCCGACAAGATCCGCATCGGCCAGTGGGCGATCGCCATCGGCAACCCCTTCGGCCTCGACCGGACGGTCACCGTCGGGATCATCTCGGCCACCGGCCGGACCCGCGTCGGCGTGGCGACCTACGAGGCGTTCATCCAGACCGATGCCTCCATCAACCCCGGCAACTCGGGCGGCCCGCTCCTGAGCCTGGACGGCCAGGTGGTCGGGATCAACACCGCCATCGTCGCGGCCGGCCAGGGGATCGGCTTCTCCATCCCGATCAACATGGCGCGCGAGGTGATGCGCCAGCTCATCGAGAAGGGGCGCGTGGTGCGGGGATGGCTCGGGATCGCGATCCAGGACCTGACCGACGAGCTGGCCGCGGGCTTCGGCGTGCCGCCGCGCAGCGGGGTCCTGGTCGCCGATGTGATGAAGGGGAGCCCGGCAGAGCAGGCAGGGCTCAAGGCCGGCGACATCATCACCGACTTCGGAGGCCAGCCCGTCCGCGAGGTGACAGACCTCCAGAAGCGGGTCGCGGCGACTCCACCGGGGCAGCCGACCTCGCTCACCGCGATCCGCGAGAAGGCGCGGACGCCCCTCACCGTGAAGATCGGCGAGATGCCGGAGGCCGAAGCCGTGGTCGCGGCGGCGCCCGGCGAGGAAGACTGGGGCCTCAGCGTGACGACCCTCACCCCCGAGCTGGCAGAGCGTCACCAGCTCAGCACGAAGCGCGGCGTGGTGGCCAGCTCGGTCGCCCCCGGCAGCGCCGCCGACAAGGCGGGCATCCGCCCGGGGGACGCCATCCTGGAGGTCAACCGGCAGCCGGTCGCCGACGTGGAGGGCTTCCGCAAGAGCCTCGCCGCTACCAAGCCGGGCGAGCCGGTACTCGTCTACCTCCAGCGCGGCGGCGGGCGGAACGAGTACGTTGTCATGCGGGGCTCGGAGCCCAAGCCGAAGCCCTGAACGCAGTCAAGCCAAGTTCCCCGGAGCGCGGCAGAGCGGCGCCTGGAGCCGGCGTTCGGGTCCTCACCCTGGACTGGAGCGCACTGCTCCGACGGCAGCGTGAACAATTCTTTGTGCAGCTAGCCTAACTGGCACCCGCACGGCGCTTTTCGACCGGCGACCCGCGATCCGGGCATCTAGCAGACTGGCGCTGGGCGAGTCAGTCCAGGGCTGCTCCCCCTCAGCGCGGCGAGTGAACCGAAATTAATCGCGCGGTTAACGGTCAGCCTGGAGCCGGGGAGGCGTTGGCATCCAACTTGCTCCCTTTTCAACCAGCCGACCCAACTTCTGACGACGGGGTGCGCACGATG encodes the following:
- a CDS encoding GTP cyclohydrolase I, producing MPKPKKPYTVYSFKCEPHPTFLVAGHLTHNCEHHVIPFFGKCHIAYLPGKKIVGLSKIVRLVEVFSRRLQVQERLTTQIAHTLQEVLQPRGVAVVIEAIHLCMVMRGVEKQNSKAVTSAMLGAFRDRPETRAEFMELIKPRGQVL
- a CDS encoding SDR family NAD(P)-dependent oxidoreductase, which encodes MKLKGQVAIVTGAGRGIGRAVALAFSREGARVALASRTTAALNEVAALIRSQNGLALVAPTDVSQEPSVAALVERTLAEWGQVDILLTAAGVAAFGPVGDSKLSEWDQMMAVNLRGVYLTCRAVLAPMMARRQGTIINVVSAAAKRPIPGCAAYAASKHGVLGFSRVLAEELRAHGIRVGALVPGAVDTPLWDQIPDAPDRTRMLRPQDVAEAAVLMASLPAGASLEELTLLPAGGIL
- the erpA gene encoding iron-sulfur cluster insertion protein ErpA translates to MITLTETAARKVADLRLEEGKPEWGLRIRVVGGGCSGFSYELGWEEQAAEGDNVVESHGIKVYVDPMSARYLAGGEIDFVENQMLGAGFAIRNPNVKSTCGCGQSHQF
- a CDS encoding molybdenum cofactor biosynthesis protein MoaE, with amino-acid sequence MKVAVRLFARYREAAGRERVEVEVPEGGTVESAWAAIVARHPELDRYRPYTLFAIGTDYVQPDAPLRPGQELCCFPPVSGGVDDLYRVTGEPLSEAALTEAVAHPEAGGIVVFSGVVRNETGGRRVKFLEYEAHGPMAEAKMRELGDAVRARWPSVKRLAMAHRLGRLEVGEASVVIAVSAAHRREAFEACRFAIDRLKETVPVWKKEYFEDGEVWVGLQCEHQP
- the tilS gene encoding tRNA lysidine(34) synthetase TilS → MVAGGETVLVGVSGGADSVALLHSLRTLAPRLGLRLHVVHVNHGLRPDADADQAFVEELARRCEIAVSVERVAVARGAGESPEAAARAARYAAFRRAAERTGAARVALGHTAEDQAETVLMRLLQGAGPRGLAGIPPVRGPYIRPLLDVRRREIEAELRRVGLAWREDPTNRDPKFLRNRIRHDLLPFLASSFEPRIVEALCRAGSLTRALVTELEEVAARELDRLAVARGQEVVLALDELRALPSGVGEEVLRQALARLGERGPLRAWALRALCHLLEAGDPAGPQRVGGVVIERSPTHLRLSRQGQPVSLPERPLQVPGSVAVHEIGLVIEARVLNPSPTYEPPTGPWRVAFDLDRLPSPLRVRGRRPGDRFHPFGAPGSKPLKKFLIDAKVPRWERGRLLLVVAGGEIVWAVGLRRGDAAPVVSGSRLVELRALPLGADRVAE
- a CDS encoding DegQ family serine endoprotease, whose amino-acid sequence is MPSRVHPVAALTLCLALLGAPASAAPDTPEPKAILRALEGAFVSVADRVMPAVVNVSTTPRGGRAEGPQMEERFREFFGPEFFERFFRRRPPQEPRSTGSGVIVDSRGYILTNNHVIENATEINVRLSDQRKFTATLIGRDPKSDLAVLKIDAPGPLPVAELGDSDKIRIGQWAIAIGNPFGLDRTVTVGIISATGRTRVGVATYEAFIQTDASINPGNSGGPLLSLDGQVVGINTAIVAAGQGIGFSIPINMAREVMRQLIEKGRVVRGWLGIAIQDLTDELAAGFGVPPRSGVLVADVMKGSPAEQAGLKAGDIITDFGGQPVREVTDLQKRVAATPPGQPTSLTAIREKARTPLTVKIGEMPEAEAVVAAAPGEEDWGLSVTTLTPELAERHQLSTKRGVVASSVAPGSAADKAGIRPGDAILEVNRQPVADVEGFRKSLAATKPGEPVLVYLQRGGGRNEYVVMRGSEPKPKP